A region from the Acyrthosiphon pisum isolate AL4f chromosome A1, pea_aphid_22Mar2018_4r6ur, whole genome shotgun sequence genome encodes:
- the LOC103310238 gene encoding uncharacterized protein LOC103310238 isoform X3 has product MLNKSTNDIGTSSAISNTEFFDKEKKIIAHKNEMTKECVLKLVDDQTNILNFKNNYDQNMELTEDEMVEIIGENLRNFCKDKIIILNNFDNNRFSRSKRSTEKKRYQGQTQTQFVSFGSKNSNQETKNGLAEALSQPDLSRATVSGLNGMGQAQSQSSFGECDECPGQDYRTHSTQVDNSHLVRFPSLRPTNSVPQNENSRPYSISNTNRQAPGLQNEENQREHSINGQYPDTYPGSGTNIKLPGNQDHGYGVRPLVDGQYRGSGTNNKLPGNQYQGYGITPSIDGQYTSSGTNNKLPGNQNQGYGINPSIVGQYPGLGTNNNLPGNRDNGYGNEPYSYGQYPDKNQGSDSKNTTELGNIDSGRVYSSANEQNPNLANTNSPEFKKNVNNDAVNPNTYSINSSPFNPSSWEYANKIDSNNPNLDQQINQSGFPNIPSGLGHGILTPHNTPNSEWTRPSYNPQVPVTTSIGHQNKPANYPPIFIPNHQQQMPNVLGQLTPSMPISSDANSQNEQRIKNEAAGTIHNGYPLSSNIHGGQDYTTLNLPSLCNFLYQTCLNAMSNNKKLNEFQITNSQNNERIPNEGKQVGITQVPITQQQGYPLYGGGNNQNQIQPSYGLPQDTLGSGVPYVQHPGYTPSGVNLNPIQTSYGQPQSTLGSGGSGYQQPGYASSGGNINQIQPSYGQSQGALGTGGSGVQQPGYIPSGGNINQIQPSYGHSQGTLGSGGTGYQQPGYASSGGNINSIQPSYSQPQGTLGSGGSGYQQPGYASSGGNINQFQPSFGQPHGTLGSGGSGYQQPGYASSGGNINQNQIQPSYGQSHGTLGSGGIGYQQPGYASSGGNLNPIQPSYGQPQSTLSSGGSGVQQSGNVPSGGNINQIQPQGTLGSGGTGVQQPGYASSGRNINQIQPQGTLGSGGSGVQQSGNVPSGVNINQIQPSYGQPHGTLYSGGTGVQQPGYASSGENLNPIQPSYGQPHGTLGSGGSGVQQSGNVPSGVNINQIQPTYGQPQGTLGSGGSGVQQSGNVPSGGNLNPIQPSYSQPHGTLYSGGTGVQQPGYASSGGNLNPIQPSYGQPHGTLGSGGSGVQQSGNVPSGGNINQIQPQGILGSGGTGVQQPGYASSGGNLNPIQPSYGQPQGTLGSGGSGVQQSGNVPSGGNINQIQPQGTLGSGGSGYQQPGYASSGGNLNQIQPSYGQPHGTLGTGGTSVQQPGYASSGGNLNPIQPSYGQPQGTLGSGGSGVQQSGNVPSGVNINQIQPSYGQPHGTLYSGGTGVQQPGYASSGGNLNPIQPSYGQPHGTLGSGGSGVQQSGNVPSGVNINQIQPTYGQPQGTLGSGGSGVQQSGNVPSGVNINQIQPSYGQPQGTLGSGGSGVQQSGIGPSGVNINQIQPTYGQPQGTLGSDVQQSGNVPSGVNINPIQPSYGQPQGTLGSGGSGVQQSGNVPSGVNINQMQPNYDQPQDTLGSGGTGVQQPGYNLPPGEPNRNRLSSVQSPLDGKRVPQSYPGSYGDNSFRGPSLKPESDIGNINPSLNPIIGGQFGTDISSGGSVTPIDTEGGDAQSMTNVDVDGQETRASASAQGKSKTGMSQTQVSGSYLGTGTFSAQAQTSDSDKGAQSQIVSNTNGTTSTAQGKGGRGQAQSQVLYNSDNGIALGEAQSSGINYGTNTQLQAGIKGGVADAQSTGPGSTSSQAQIGFLPQESNNSTNQKSLFKGSGATSAQAGSYSGQSQSQLFGSYKHGISYNGAAQASSGKKLQNLPKLNMADAKLKIGQLERSYNEVKNQTNALPNVQPIPNVLRSQNQVDNSNVDNQKQQNISSTQTPSILPQESSKNIDVYPEYEDNDEYDEDSDESVNTKSVQTKKETIPKQEQNIILKLDDKHDAQITRDSDSQLKSGQVLDAGQVIPGTNGTKIPNGFRGRVASVAGDHTEAKAIPGGQAQTQTVFLTPGVGSLTVVDKTKLRAQLNKESYVKPIKSFKTEINGGIGKFQPDEKNVQYFTKSSTCGYFSFSCNYVNGAKDGPKICKPNPPPFPCQRTNN; this is encoded by the exons aaaataattgcacataaaaatgaaatgacCAAAgaatgtgttttaaaattagtgGATGatcaaacaaacattttaaattttaaaaacaattatgaccAAAATATGGAATTAACAGAAGATGAa atggTTGAAATTATTGGTGAAAATTTAAGAAACTTTTGCAaagataaaatcattattttaaataacttcgACAATAATCGTTTTAGTAGATCAAAACGTTCAACAGAAAAGAAACGATATCAAGGTCAAACCCAAACTCAATTTGTTAGTTTTGGTTCAAAAAATTCTAATCAAGAAACAAAAAATGGATTGGCTGAAGCTTTGTCACAACCTGATTTATCAAGGGCAACAGTCA gtGGTTTGAATGGTATGGGACAAGCTCAAAGTCAGTCAAGCTTTGGGGAATGTGATGAATGCCCTGGACAGGATTATAGAACGCATTCCACACAAGTGGACAATTCTCATCTGGTACGTTTTCCATCTCTTCGACCTACAAATTCTGTTCCTCAAAATGAAAATTCAAGACCATATAGTATATCGAATACAAATAGGCAGGCACCAGGCTTACAAAATGAAGAAAATCAAAGAGAACATTCTATCAACGGTCAATACCCAGATACATATCCAGGTTCAGGAACAAACATTAAATTACCGGGTAATCAAGATCATGGATATGGTGTTAGGCCTTTAGTCGATGGTCAATATCGAGGATCAggaacaaacaataaattaccaggaAACCAATATCAAGGATATGGTATAACTCCGTCTATCGATGGTCAATATACAAGTTCGggaacaaacaataaattaccggGTAACCAAAATCAAGGATATGGTATCAATCCGTCTATCGTCGGTCAATATCCGGGATTAggaacaaacaataatttaccgGGAAATCGAGATAATGGATATGGAAACGAACCGTATTCTTATGGTCAATATCCAGATAAAAACCAAGGTTCGGattcaaaaaatacaacagAACTGGGTAATATAGACTCGGGACGTGTATATAGTTCTGCAAACGAACAGAATCCAAATTTAGCTAATACGAATTCACCTGAATTCAAAAAAAACGTAAACAATGATGCTGTTAACCCAAACACATATTCCATTAATTCTAGTCCATTTAATCCCAGTAGCTGGGAATATGCAAATAAAATCGATAGTAACAATCCTAATTTAGATCAGCAAATAAATCAGTCAGGCTTTCCCAATATTCCTTCTGGGTTAGGTCATGGAATATTGACTCCACATAACACACCTAATTCAGAATGGACGCGTCCTAGTTACAATCCACAAGTTCCAGTAACAACTTCAATAGGACATCAAAATAAACCAGCAAATTATCCACctatttttatacctaaccATCAACAACAAATGCCAAATGTTTTAGGTCAATTAACACCAAGTATGCCTATTTCAAGTGATGCGAACTCACAAAACGAGCAAAGGATTAAAAACGAAGCTGCTGGAACTATACACAATGGATATCCGTTGTCTTCAAATATACACGGAGGCCAAGATTATACCACACTAAATTTACCTTCGCTATGCAATTTCTTATACCAGACATGTCTTAATGCAATgtcgaataataaaaaactaaatgaaTTTCAAATAACTAATTCACAAAATAACGAAAGAATTCCTAACGAGGGAAAACAAGTTGGTATTACACAGGTACCTATAACCCAACAGCAAGGTTACCCTTTATACGGCGGAggaaataatcaaaatcaaatacaGCCTAGTTATGGTCTACCTCAAGATACATTAGGATCGGGCGTGCCTTATGTACAACATCCTGGATACACACCATCAGGTGTAAATTTAAATCCAATTCAAACTAGCTATGGCCAACCTCAAAGTACATTAGGCTCTGGAGGATCTGGTTATCAGCAACCTGGATACGCTTCGTCGGGtggaaatataaatcaaattcaacCTAGTTATGGCCAGTCTCAAGGTGCATTGGGAACAGGAGGTTCTGGTGTTCAGCAACCTGGATATATCCCATCAGGtggaaatataaatcaaattcaacCAAGTTATGGTCATAGTCAAGGCACATTAGGCTCTGGAGGGACTGGTTATCAGCAACCTGGATACGCTTCATCGGGTGGAAATATCAATTCAATTCAACCTAGTTATAGCCAGCCTCAGGGTACATTAGGCTCCGGAGGGTCTGGTTATCAGCAACCTGGATACGCTTCATCGGGtggaaatataaatcaatttcaaCCTAGTTTTGGCCAGCCGCATGGTACATTAGGCTCTGGAGGGTCTGGTTATCAGCAACCTGGATACGCTTCATCGGGtggaaatataaatcaaaatcaaattcaacCTAGTTATGGCCAGTCTCATGGTACATTAGGCTCTGGAGGGATTGGTTATCAGCAACCTGGATACGCTTCATCGGGTGGAAATCTAAATCCAATTCAACCTAGTTATGGCCAACCTCAAAGTACGTTAAGCTCTGGAGGGTCTGGTGTTCAGCAATCTGGAAATGTTCCATCAGGtggaaatataaatcaaattcaacCTCAAGGGACATTAGGCTCTGGGGGGACTGGTGTCCAGCAACCTGGATACGCTTCATCGGGtagaaatataaatcaaattcaacCTCAAGGGACATTAGGCTCCGGAGGGTCTGGTGTTCAGCAATCTGGAAATGTTCCATCTggtgtaaatataaatcaaattcaacCTAGTTATGGCCAGCCTCATGGTACTTTGTACTCTGGAGGGACTGGTGTCCAGCAACCTGGATACGCTTCATCGGGTGAAAATCTAAATCCAATTCAACCTAGTTATGGCCAACCTCATGGTACATTAGGCTCTGGAGGGTCTGGTGTTCAGCAATCTGGAAATGTTCCATCTggtgtaaatataaatcaaattcaacCTACGTATGGCCAACCTCAAGGTACGTTAGGCTCTGGAGGGTCTGGTGTTCAGCAATCTGGAAATGTTCCATCAGGTGGAAATCTAAATCCAATTCAACCTAGTTATAGCCAGCCTCATGGTACTTTGTACTCTGGAGGGACTGGTGTCCAGCAACCTGGATACGCTTCATCGGGTGGAAATCTAAATCCAATTCAACCTAGTTATGGCCAACCTCATGGTACATTAGGCTCTGGAGGGTCTGGTGTTCAGCAATCTGGAAATGTTCCATCAGGtggaaatataaatcaaattcaacCTCAAGGGATATTAGGCTCTGGAGGTACTGGTGTCCAGCAACCTGGATACGCTTCATCGGGTGGAAATCTAAATCCAATTCAACCTAGTTATGGCCAACCTCAAGGTACGTTAGGCTCTGGAGGGTCTGGTGTTCAGCAATCTGGAAATGTTCCATCAGGtggaaatataaatcaaattcaacCTCAAGGGACATTAGGTTCCGGAGGGTCTGGTTATCAGCAACCTGGATACGCTTCATCGGGTGGAAATCTAAATCAAATTCAACCTAGTTATGGCCAGCCTCATGGTACATTAGGCACAGGAGGGACTAGTGTCCAGCAACCTGGATACGCTTCATCGGGCGGAAATCTAAATCCAATTCAACCTAGTTATGGCCAACCTCAAGGTACATTAGGCTCTGGAGGGTCTGGTGTTCAGCAATCTGGAAATGTTCCATCTggtgtaaatataaatcaaattcaacCTAGTTATGGCCAGCCTCATGGTACTTTGTACTCTGGAGGGACTGGTGTCCAGCAACCTGGATACGCTTCATCGGGTGGAAATCTAAATCCAATTCAACCTAGTTATGGCCAACCTCATGGTACATTAGGCTCTGGAGGGTCTGGTGTTCAGCAATCGGGAAATGTTCCATCTggtgtaaatataaatcaaattcaacCTACGTATGGCCAACCTCAAGGTACGTTAGGCTCTGGAGGGTCTGGTGTTCAGCAATCTGGAAATGTTCCATCTggtgtaaatataaatcaaattcaacCTAGTTATGGCCAACCTCAAGGTACGTTAGGCTCTGGAGGGTCTGGTGTTCAGCAATCTGGAATTGGTCCATCTggtgtaaatataaatcaaattcaacCTACGTATGGCCAACCTCAAGGTACGTTAGGCTCTGATGTTCAGCAATCTGGAAATGTTCCATCTGGTGTAAATATAAATCCAATTCAACCTAGTTATGGCCAACCTCAAGGTACGTTAGGCTCTGGAGGGTCTGGTGTTCAACAATCTGGAAATGTTCCATCTggtgtaaatataaatcaaatgcAACCTAATTATGATCAACCTCAAGATACATTAGGTTCTGGTGGGACTGGTGTCCAGCAACCTGGATATAATTTACCACCTGGAGAACCTAATCGAAATCGTCTTTCAAGTGTTCAATCACCTTTAGATGGAAAAAGAGTACCTCAAAGTTATCCTGGATCGTATGGTGATAACAGTTTTAGAGGTCCATCTCTTAAGCCAGAATCAGATATAGGAAATATTAATCCATCACTAAACCCAATAATCGGTGGTCAGTTTGGAACAGATATATCATCTGGAGGTTCTGTGACTCCTATTGACACTGAAGGAGGAGATGCACAATCAATGACTAATGTAGATGTTGATGGCCAAGAAACTAGAGCATCGGCTTCAGCTCAAGGAAAGTCCAAAACAGGTATGAGCCAGACTCAAGTATCTGGTTCATATTTAGGAACAGGAACTTTTTCTGCTCAAGCTCAAACAAGTGATAGCGATAAAGGAGCTCAAAGCCAAATTGTAAGTAATACAAATGGTACAACAAGTACAGCTCAAGGAAAAGGTGGAAGGGGACAAGCACAATCCCAAGTTCTTTATAATTCAGATAATGGCATTGCCTTAGGTGAAGCACAAAGCTCAGGAATTAATTATGGAACAAACACTCAATTGCAAGCTGGTATAAAAGGGGGAGTGGCAGATGCACAATCAACTGGCCCAGGAAGTACTTCCAGCCAGGCTCAAATAGGTTTCTTACCACAAGAGTCCAACAACAGCACTAATCAAAAGTCATTATTTAAAGGTAGCGGTGCAACTTCAGCTCAAGCTGGATCATATAGTGGTCAATCGCAAAGTCAACTGTTTGGGTCATATAAGCATGGTATTTCATACAACGGTGCTGCTCAAGCAAGCAGTGgtaaaaaacttcaaaacttaccaaaattaaatatggCTGATGCCAAGTTAAAAATTGGGCAACTTGAAAGATCTTATAatgaagttaaaaatcaaactaATGCACTCCCGAACGTACAGCCTATTCCAAATGTATTAAGATCTCAAAATCAAGTGGACAATTCCAATGTTGATAACCAAAAACAGCAAAATATATCTTCAACACAGACTCCATCTATTTTACCACAAGAATCGTCTAAAAATATCGATGTTTATCCTGAATACGAAGATAATGATGAGTATGATGAAGATAGTGATGAATctgtaaatacaaaatcagtacaaacaaaaaaagaaacaatccCAAAGCAagagcaaaatattattttaaaattagatgaCAAACATGATGCCCAAATTACTCGTGATTCTGATAGTCAGCTGAAATCTGGACAAGTATTAGATGCTGGTCAAGTTATACCAGGGACTAACGGAACTAAAATACCAAATGGATTTAGAGGGAGGGTAGCTTCAGTAGCTGGAGACCATACCGAAGCTAAAGCAATTCCGGGAGGTCAAGCTCAAACTCAAACTGTATTCTTAACACCCGGAGTAGGTAGTTTAACTGTGGtagacaaaacaaaattaagagCGCAGTTAAATAAAGAATCATATGTTAAGCcaattaaaagtttcaaaactGAAATTAATGGAGGAATAGGCAAATTTCAACCAGATGAAAAGAATGTTCAGTATTTTACTAAATCATCAACTTGTGGTTACTTTTCATTTTCGTGTAACTATGTAAATGGAGCAAAAGATGGGCCTAAAATATGTAAGCCAAATCCACCACCTTTCCCATGCCAGAgaactaataattaa